TGTATAATCTTCCACTACACTATAGCCATATTTTCTGACCAAATCTTCGATCGCACCCGCAATATCTAATAAATAATTACCTGCTTTTACCTGTTCAATTCCTGCATATAATGCTTCTTCTGCTGCTTGCATTAAACGATTGGTTTTAGGGGAAACTTTTCCCACGGCAATGGTAATACAAGAATCCCCATGATACCCTTTATAATAGGCTCCTGTATCGACTTTTAACAGATCCCCACGGCGAATCATTCGCTTCACATTGGGAATACCATGAACCACTTCTTGATTGATGCTGGCACAGATTGACCCTGTAAACCCATAATATCCCTTAAAACTGGGGGTTGCTCCCATTTCCCTGATTCTCTGTTCTGCATAAGCGTCAAGATCTCCCGTCGTCATCCCCGGTTTAACGATAGCCTCAATTTCTTTGAGAACGGTTGCGACAATACGGGCAGATTGACGCATGATAGCAATTTCTTCCGCAGATTTGATAGGGATACCGCGACGACTTTTTTTAGGGCGAGGTAGTCCCGTTTGTTGCTGTTTTTTCGGCTTATTCTGGGTTTTGTTTGACGAGGAGAAGAGGTTAGTCAGGATGTTCATGGGTTGATTTAATTGCCGTTTCCTGATTTTATCCTATTTTTGGAATTAATGTATGTTAGTAATCAAAATGTGTAGGGTGGGTTAGGTGGCGATAATTTATGCAAGTAATATGTTAATTGATTATCAACCGTAACCCACCATGATATTCACTCAGTTTTATGATAATTGAAACTCATCAAGAATTTCCTAACTGATCTTTGCTTAGTTCAGTATCAATAAAATTAAATTTCATTTAATTCTTGAGGAAACTTACCCCAACCATGAGTATCCTTAAATATTAGGTTCTGTAGTTTGGCCCTCAGTCAAATTTTAGGAGAGTTTATGCCACAACAAGACTGGTTAGTTAACGAAGATGGTGAATGTTTATCTTTTCCTTCCCCTAGACAATGGGACTTGTTAAACCAAACTACCCAATATCGACTACATCGGTTTTTAACAGAATTAGATGATATTATCAACCAAGCTGAGATAACGGGAGAAACGGAAACCGAATATCTGCCTAGTTTACGTCGCTTGGTACGAAAGTTATTGCTTAATGTTTATTGGGTAAGTAATCAAATTCCTAGCCCTTCTGAAAAGACAGGAACCGAGGTATCCTTACTCTATGATGAACCTGGCTATCCCCTAACCCTACAAACCGAGATTATGTTACCAGGTAGTAGCACTACAATTCATACCCATGGTACTTGGGGAGTGGTTGCTACCTTACAAGGACAACAAAAAAATGTCTTTTGGAAATGCGTCCCTACCCCAGAAAATCCTCAGAATATTGAGAAAGTTGATGAGAAAATCCTGCAGCCAGGAGATATTATTAGTTTTACCACAGAAGCGATTCACTGCGTCGAAGCCGTGGGGGATGAACCGTCTGTTACCTTAAATCTTTATGGGGATACCCACGCCGCTAAGCGGTTTAAGTTTGATCTCATTACCCACAAAGCCCATCGTTTTTAGGGAATTTCTGGGTTTCTTCGGGAAAAAATTTGAGATATTTTGTCGGACTTATCCCTTAATTAGCAGACTTTCTCTCTGTTCTGCTATTCAATCTATCAATAATCAAAGGAATCGCCACTATGCTTAACTTCAGGGGCCAAGGTGCGAAAAGGAGGGTTAAAAGAAAAGAAAGCAGGGCGATACATCCCATGGCTACTTTGGCCACATCTTCTGTGATGTTAAGGCTGAGAAAAGCAGACAGTGAGGCAATGGTTAGTGTAATTAAAGAAATTGTTAGCATCTTCTTGTTGCTACCTGATGATTCTCTATGGTTTGGGGCGTTCCTTCGGTTATGGGGTTTGAATCTACTTCCGTCTCCCTAAAGTATTCCCCCCAAAACTGTCTAGAGATGAACGATGACGCTATAGACATTTCTAAATATTACACAATTTTTAACATAGGTGTCAACCCCTAGTTAAGATTTGTTAAATACTCTATCATTTCCGTGATAGTTCCCTGGACAGCGTGAGGAAAGTCCTAAAAGCTCTTTTGTGAGTCGTTCATCTCAAACCATTGTATAGACTTATTGTTCATGGTTTCAGGTAGTTGACGGGTGGGTAGGGTTTGCATCCACAAGGCCATGACTAACAACCCAACGGTGATTAAGGTTTCCCAAAAAAAGAATTGACGAGAACCCTTTTCTATTTGTTTCGTGGTGGGATGCTTGACAGTTTTCCAACTCACCTGCTTGGGACTCTCTCCTTGATTTTTAGAAAGCCAGAAACTCAGGGGGGTTAAGGCAGTTTTTGGTAAATTGATCGGGTTGCTGGTTATTTCGGTTTTTTCTACGCTACTATATTCAGTAAAATTCATCTGCTCTTGAGATTGAGTATCGGGCGATCGCCTCTTTGTTTTTGGTGAATGATTTAATTTATTATTAGTCACTGGTGTGTTCTCCTCTGAAGTGCTGTTTTAAAAGCACAATAAATATCCCTCCACGACAGACAAAAGTCAGTCCCGTGGTTATTGCGTCAGCTATCTCTTTCAAATAGAGACAATTTATTTCATCTCCTCACACCAATGGGAGATTGTCTCTAAAGTCTGTTAATTAAAATGAAGCCGTGCAAGATCTACTATACCTAGTATGGCCCCTTATCTCAAAATCCGCCATCAAAGTTGAGGATTTTATGTAAAATTTACAGGGATCTCTCAAAAAATACTAACAATGATGGTTTCGATGTCCGCAAGAGCAGTAATAAAAGTTTACAAATAACCATTTTCTGTTAGGAAAGTTAAGCTAATCTCGGATGTTTCCTGTTGTGGCTGTAAAGGTTGTCCTAATAACTTAGCCACATATTTTCCTAAGATATCCCCTTCAATATTGACCCAATCTCCGATTTTCAGGTGACAAAGATTGGTTTGATGATAGGTATGGGGAATGACGGCCGCTTTAAACCAAGTTCCCTGGCGATCGCAGTCAGCCACCGTTAAACTAATGCCATTTACCGCCACACTCCCTTTAGGAATAAGATAACGTCCAATATAATGGTGCCACTGTTCTAAGCGAGAGGATGGGGCAGCAAAAGTCATTTCCCAAGCTTTATCTGTCGAGATAGACTCCTGTAAACAACCAATTCCATCGATATGGCCCGTCACAAAATGTCCTCCTAATTTACTACCAACCCGCAAAGAAGGTTCTATATTGACATAAGTTGCGGTTTGAATTTTTTGGGTTAAGGTAGTGCGTTGTAGGGTTTCTGGGGAGGCAGTGGCCACAAAACCATCATTGACAATTTCCTCAACGGTGAGACAGACTCCATC
Above is a genomic segment from Crocosphaera sp. UHCC 0190 containing:
- the map gene encoding type I methionyl aminopeptidase yields the protein MNILTNLFSSSNKTQNKPKKQQQTGLPRPKKSRRGIPIKSAEEIAIMRQSARIVATVLKEIEAIVKPGMTTGDLDAYAEQRIREMGATPSFKGYYGFTGSICASINQEVVHGIPNVKRMIRRGDLLKVDTGAYYKGYHGDSCITIAVGKVSPKTNRLMQAAEEALYAGIEQVKAGNYLLDIAGAIEDLVRKYGYSVVEDYTGHGVGQNLHEEPCVFNYRTRELPNIKLKAGMTLAIEPIVNQGSKYTRTLRDRWTVVTVDNALSAQFEHTVLVTETGYEILTDRTGICQS
- a CDS encoding cupin yields the protein MPQQDWLVNEDGECLSFPSPRQWDLLNQTTQYRLHRFLTELDDIINQAEITGETETEYLPSLRRLVRKLLLNVYWVSNQIPSPSEKTGTEVSLLYDEPGYPLTLQTEIMLPGSSTTIHTHGTWGVVATLQGQQKNVFWKCVPTPENPQNIEKVDEKILQPGDIISFTTEAIHCVEAVGDEPSVTLNLYGDTHAAKRFKFDLITHKAHRF
- a CDS encoding riboflavin synthase subunit alpha; amino-acid sequence: MLTISLITLTIASLSAFLSLNITEDVAKVAMGCIALLSFLLTLLFAPWPLKLSIVAIPLIIDRLNSRTERKSAN
- the ribE gene encoding riboflavin synthase — encoded protein: MFTGLIQGLGILYPLESDRFTLSIFDASTNPILSDLALGDSVAVDGVCLTVEEIVNDGFVATASPETLQRTTLTQKIQTATYVNIEPSLRVGSKLGGHFVTGHIDGIGCLQESISTDKAWEMTFAAPSSRLEQWHHYIGRYLIPKGSVAVNGISLTVADCDRQGTWFKAAVIPHTYHQTNLCHLKIGDWVNIEGDILGKYVAKLLGQPLQPQQETSEISLTFLTENGYL